The window AATTTATATTATTTTACAGGAATTAATGAGTTCAGAGGCTAATGCAGTATGGAAAGAATGCTTACGTGTTATAGAGCAACACGTCAGCGAACAAAGTTTCTCTACTTGGTTCAAACCAATCAATCCTGCAAGATTAGAAGGGAGTAGTTTAACAATTCAGGTTCCGAGCCAGTTTTTTTATGAATGGCTAGAAGATAATTATGTTGAAGTTCTCAAACTAGCAATCAAAACTACTTTAGGTCAAAACGGTCGTTTAGAGTACGCTGTCGTAGTTGACAGAGGAAATTCACAGAACCAGCCATATATGGTTAGCTATCCACAAGGAAATGCTGCTGTCAATAACCCCAAGAAACCTGCTCCCATGGAAGAGAGCAGAAGCCCTTTTGAAATGCAATCACTCAATAGTGATATGCTTCTTCAATCCAATTTAAATCCCAACTATTCTTTCAATTCATACATAGAAGGAGATTGCAATAGACTAGCCCGATCCGCAGGATTTGCAGTTGCCACAAAACCTGGAATTACTTCCTTCAATCCTTTGATGGTTTATGGGGGTGTTGGGCTTGGAAAAACACATTTGGTTCAAGCCATTGGGAATGAAATCAAAAACGGTCCTGAGGAGAAGTTCGTACTTTATGTCTCTTCTGAGAAATTTGTGAATCAATTCATGGATTCCATTAAAGATGGAAATGTGAAAAGCTTTACTAATTTTTACATGCAAGTGGACGTATTGATCATTGATGACATTCAATTTTTAGCTGGGAAAGACAGAACACAAGAGATGTTTTTCCATATTTTCAATCATTTGCATCAGAACAAAAAGCAAATCATCATGACCTCAGATTGTCCTCCAAGGGATTTGAAAGGTTTAGAAGAAAGATTGCTATCAAGGTTTAAGTGGGGACTCACAGCAGATTTGCAGATGCCTGATTTTGAAACAAGGGTAGCAATCATCAGAAGAAAAATGCAATCCGAAGGGATTTATATACCTGATGATGTGATTGAATATTTGGCTTATACGGTAGATACCAATGTCAGAGAACTAGAGGGAGTGATGATTTCTCTTATAGCGCACGCATCACTTAATCGAGTTGAAATTGACTTGACCTTGGCCAAGCAGATCATGAAGAATATCGTCAAAGATATAGAAACAGAAGTAGGGATAGATTTTATTCAAAAAACTGTTTCTGACTATTTTGATATCAAATTAGACGATCTAAAAGCCAAAACAAGAAAAAAAGAAATTGTAACTGCAAGACAAGTTGCTATGTATTTTTCAAAGGAATTCACTAATCACTCTTTAAAATCGATTGGCTATCATTTTGGCGGTAGAGATCATAGTACTGTGATCCATGCAGTACAAACTGTAAATGACCTAATGGAAACTGATACTGCTTTTAGAAACTCAGTCAATGACTTAAAGAAAAAATTCAAAATGCGCTCTTATTAAGAAGCGCATTTTTTTTCATTCGGGTCGAATTTGGTTCATAAAGATCTGAACAAGTTCTCTCGCCTTTTTGATAGCAGATACATTGCCCGATTTGATTTCTAAAAGTTCTTCTTGGATACTTCTTTCGATTACTTCATTTTGATAAAAAGATGATTCAAGTAAATATCCAATATGGTCATGCATCCACCTGACTCTTTGTTCAGCTCTATTAGCTTCGAAAAATCCGTTAGAAATCATTTTATTTTTATAGGTTTCGATCATTTCCCAAATTGACTCTAATCCATCTCCTTCCAATCCTGAACAGGTTAGTACTTGAGGAAGCCAAGAGTTTTCTCTAGCAGGAAATAAATGCAAAGCATTGGCATATTCTCTTTTGGCTCTTTTCGCAGCCTCTCTATTTTCGCCATCAGCTTTGTTGATAATCAAAGCATCACACATCTCTATAATCCCTTTTTTTATCCCCTGCAATTCATCTCCAGCACCTGCAAGCATCAAAAGCAAAAAGAAATCTACCATACCTTTGACAGCAATCTCTGACTGACCCACCCCTACAGTTTCTATAAAAATCACATCAAAACCAGCAGCTTCACAAAGTAACATTGCCTCTCGTGTTCTTGCACTTACGCCACCTAATGTGGTTCCGGAAGGACTTGGTCTTATATAGGCTCTTTTGTCCATAGAGAGTACTTCCATCCTAGTTTTGTCTCCTAAAATACTTCCTCTACTAGACTGACTGCTTGGATCAACAGCCAAAACTGCAAGCTTCAAACCTTGTTCAAGAACTAATTGTCCGAATCGCTCAATAAAAGTGCTTTTCCCAACTCCTGGCACTCCTGTTATTCCAATCCTAACAGATTTACCAGTATTAGGCAAAACAGCTGACATCACTTCTTCAGCTAGCATTTGATCCGATGACAAGGCACTTTCTACAAGAGTAATCGCTTGACTTAAAATCACTCTATCTCCAGTCAAGACCCCATCAATATATACTTGTGCCGAATGTCTGTTCCTCTTTTTCAAAATTGATATTTTTAGTTGAGTTTACTTTTGAAAAGGTCTTTTTACAAAGTTAATATCTCCCATACTTGATTTTTCATATTTTGC is drawn from Belliella baltica DSM 15883 and contains these coding sequences:
- the meaB gene encoding methylmalonyl Co-A mutase-associated GTPase MeaB, producing the protein MKKRNRHSAQVYIDGVLTGDRVILSQAITLVESALSSDQMLAEEVMSAVLPNTGKSVRIGITGVPGVGKSTFIERFGQLVLEQGLKLAVLAVDPSSQSSRGSILGDKTRMEVLSMDKRAYIRPSPSGTTLGGVSARTREAMLLCEAAGFDVIFIETVGVGQSEIAVKGMVDFFLLLMLAGAGDELQGIKKGIIEMCDALIINKADGENREAAKRAKREYANALHLFPARENSWLPQVLTCSGLEGDGLESIWEMIETYKNKMISNGFFEANRAEQRVRWMHDHIGYLLESSFYQNEVIERSIQEELLEIKSGNVSAIKKARELVQIFMNQIRPE
- the dnaA gene encoding chromosomal replication initiator protein DnaA, whose translation is MSSEANAVWKECLRVIEQHVSEQSFSTWFKPINPARLEGSSLTIQVPSQFFYEWLEDNYVEVLKLAIKTTLGQNGRLEYAVVVDRGNSQNQPYMVSYPQGNAAVNNPKKPAPMEESRSPFEMQSLNSDMLLQSNLNPNYSFNSYIEGDCNRLARSAGFAVATKPGITSFNPLMVYGGVGLGKTHLVQAIGNEIKNGPEEKFVLYVSSEKFVNQFMDSIKDGNVKSFTNFYMQVDVLIIDDIQFLAGKDRTQEMFFHIFNHLHQNKKQIIMTSDCPPRDLKGLEERLLSRFKWGLTADLQMPDFETRVAIIRRKMQSEGIYIPDDVIEYLAYTVDTNVRELEGVMISLIAHASLNRVEIDLTLAKQIMKNIVKDIETEVGIDFIQKTVSDYFDIKLDDLKAKTRKKEIVTARQVAMYFSKEFTNHSLKSIGYHFGGRDHSTVIHAVQTVNDLMETDTAFRNSVNDLKKKFKMRSY